A genomic window from Plutella xylostella chromosome 23, ilPluXylo3.1, whole genome shotgun sequence includes:
- the LOC105392886 gene encoding beta-secretase 1, whose protein sequence is MPFKLVIHSLLLVSSVTLCLAEEYNLFGFAGLGYAIEIHLGHPPQKLHVLLDTGSSTLAVASVARNDITTYFDVRNSTSAYDIGDEVFAKYTEGDWSAKVVTDYVSIPSVPLAPEVRADIALITNAHDFFMNGSGWQGILGLAYPAIGARGTDNTVTPWLKSLDEKAGQTMSFSVKLCGPPSPVVTTHYGQFEILDDVSKNKNPNRTFYTNILRERWFEIGLLSVRVLHSKKSSPKDAMASVILPLNETNKSSYEIMDGPIGKECRLLNAQKSIVDCGTTNIRVPGDIYNKIVGEIEEAAKNANILILNEFWYHGETACWPEPRHFSLPRLAVDILDADNDQQYFTVEYPPEIYMRLMSSHSGDGTMSEYCYKLGIEPGDTTVLGAVAFEGLQVLFNKESGKIGFQTSNCGPQTRITGPHNASQPLSKLCNLATPKKHYTAVETKIAQWALAVALTVSMGLMFYLLAPCVRSSLVKSLRRMPTQISLSRTALVEEVA, encoded by the exons CTCCATGTTCTACTAGACACGGGCAGCAGCACTCTGGCAGTTGCGTCAGTGGCTCGTAATGACATCACCACATATTTTGATGTGAGGAACTCAACATCTGCCTATGATATAGGAGATGAG GTGTTTGCAAAATACACTGAAGGAGATTGGTCAGCTAAAGTTGTCACAGACTATGTCAGCATACCGTCGGTACCACTGGCTCCAGAGGTGAGAGCTGATATAGCTCTTATCACCAATGCACATGACTTCTTTATGAATGGCTCGGGTTGGCAG GGTATCCTAGGCCTTGCCTATCCAGCCATAGGAGCCAGAGGAACTGACAACACAGTGACGCCGTGGCTCAAGTCCCTGGATGAGAAGGCGGGTCAGACCATGTCCTTCTCTGTGAAGCTGTGTGGACCACCTAGTCCTGTGGTGACCACACATTACGGACAATTTGAGATACTTG ATGATGTCTCAAAGAACAAGAATCCCAATAGGACTTTCTACACAAATATTCTAAGAGAAAGATGGTTCGAAATTGGGTTACTATCCGTAAGAGTGCTACATTCTAAGAAATCTAGTCCAAAAGATGCTATGGCATCTGTGATTTTGCCTTTAAATGAAACTAATAAAAGTAGTTATGAAATAATGGATGGTCCAATAGGAAAAGAATGCAGATTATTGAATGCGCAAAAAAGTATAGTGGATTGCGGGACAACGAATATAAGGGTACCTggtgatatttataataag ATAGTTGGTGAAATAGAAGAGGCGGCTAAAAACGCAAATATATTAATACTCAACGAATTCTGGTATCATGGAGAG ACAGCCTGTTGGCCGGAGCCGCGCCACTTCTCGCTGCCGCGGCTCGCTGTGGACATATTGGATGCTGATAATGATCAACAGTATTTCACTGTCGAATATCCACCTGAG ATATACATGCGTCTGATGTCCTCCCACAGCGGAGATGGAACCATGTCAGAGTACTGCTACAAGCTGGGGATCGAGCCCGGGGACACGACTGTGTTGGGAGCCGTGGCCTTTGAGGGACTGCAG GTGCTATTCAACAAGGAGTCCGGCAAAATCGGCTTCCAAACCTCGAACTGCGGCCCTCAAACCCGCATCACCGGCCCGCACAACGCTTCCCAACCTTTGTCCAAACTGTGCAATCTAGCCACACCGAAAAAACATTACACCGCCGTAGAAACTAAAATAGCCCAGTGGGCCTTAGCCGTAGCATTGACTGTGTCTATGggattaatgttttatttgttggCGCCGTGTGTTAGAAGCAGTTTGGTTAAGTCTTTAAGAAGGATGCCGACGCAAATTTCGCTTTCCAGGACTGCTTTGGTTGAAGAAGTTGCTTGA
- the LOC105392876 gene encoding circadian clock-controlled protein daywake: MLAVKLFVLCVSVAGFSDAAHLPSYIKPCSKDAPKEQLSACIMAQAKAALPLFTKGVPELNIDTMDPLALDPFTANAGTFKLREKNALLRGLSTMEVREAKWDLEKNTGQMKIFGNLTLNSDYEADGRVLVIPITGSGKLSVQMYNTEISLKYKIKRVKGPDGVEHLATYDLKPTQTYGHVHLHLSNILGGAAIGDTINQVLNDNWRDLFRDVGPSHTKSISHKVHEYINKLYSQVPFDELFV; this comes from the exons ATGCTCGCAGTGAAGTTGTTTGTACTCTGTGTGTCAGTGGCTGGCTTCAGCGATGCGGCTCACTTGC CATCCTACATAAAACCATGCAGCAAAGACGCACCGAAGGAGCAGCTCTCAGCCTGCATCATGGCTCAAGCTAAGGCTGCTCTTCCTCTGTTCACGAAGGGGGTGCCAGAGCTGAACATTGACACCATGGACCCCCTGGCTCTGGACCCCTTCACCGCCAATGCTGGCACCTTCAAGCTGAGGGAAAAGAATGCTTTGCTGCGGGGATTGAGCACTATGGAAGTGCGGGAGGCCAA ATGGGACCTAGAGAAGAATACGGGGCAGATGAAGATCTTCGGCAACCTGACGCTGAACAGCGACTACGAGGCGGACGGCCGCGTGCTCGTCATCCCCATCACCGGGTCCGGGAAACTGTCCGTGCAGATGT ACAACACGGAGATCTCGCTCAAGTACAAGATCAAGCGCGTGAAGGGCCCCGACGGCGTGGAGCACCTCGCCACATACGACCTGAAGCCCACGCAGACGTACGGGCACGTGCACCTGCACTTGTCCAACATACTGGGAGGGGCTGCTATCG GTGACACCATCAACCAAGTCCTGAACGACAACTGGCGTGACCTGTTCCGCGACGTGGGACCTTCTCACACCAAGTCCATCTCACACAAGGTGCACGAATACATCAACAAGCTGTACTCACAGGTTCCCTTCGATGAGCTGTTCGTTTAG